In one Candidatus Palibaumannia cicadellinicola genomic region, the following are encoded:
- the recD gene encoding exodeoxyribonuclease V subunit alpha, protein MEEIILQAQKLCLWRPLDIQFARMVAAPSHSPQALLLASACLSADVGLGHVCLPLLLLTPKKLFDGRYPKLALQAWQQVGSLKLKAWQHLLLTSPSVSDGSRSTPLVLDNQRLYLHRMWRYECTIAYFFQRQFRPRVVTDENRIRAVLNRLFPTKDQMINWHKIAIAVALIDQVVLISGGPGTGKTTIVAKLLAAILLLSDNARLRIMIAAPTGKAAARLSESLAQAIQKMQLDNSLRQQIACQAITLHRLLGAQPNSQRMRYHNDNQLHIDVLIIDEASMVDFRMMANIIDALPAHTRVIFLGDRYQLASVETGAVFRDLCQFANTGYSVQRCQELSRLTGYRLSTKKNHEGRYDSRYKIADSLCLLRKSYRFNYHSGISRLAHAINVGDIQNTLALLNSKQYADIHYIPRREEQDYQKMINDSITSYYYYLKLVYAGESPHAIIAKFNNYRLLTTLREGQFGVSGLNSSIEQMLMNYGLIKKIGCSYAGRPIIILHNAPSLGLYNGDIGMVLSSGQHILCAYFILPDSSIKAVPISCLPKHETAFAMTVHKSQGSEFTHTALVLPDNICPVLTRELLYTGVTRARQLLYIYAPDNGILAQTIATTIQRRSGLKERFLSEPNSYTL, encoded by the coding sequence ATGGAAGAAATTATACTTCAGGCACAAAAGCTATGTTTATGGCGACCGTTAGATATTCAATTTGCTCGTATGGTGGCAGCGCCATCACATTCACCACAGGCATTATTGCTCGCAAGCGCTTGTCTTAGTGCTGATGTAGGGTTAGGGCATGTCTGTCTACCGCTATTACTATTAACACCTAAGAAACTATTCGACGGTCGCTACCCAAAACTAGCGTTACAAGCGTGGCAACAAGTTGGTAGCCTAAAGCTTAAAGCTTGGCAACATTTACTACTAACATCACCATCCGTCAGTGATGGTTCACGCTCAACACCCTTAGTACTAGATAACCAGCGTCTTTATTTGCATCGTATGTGGCGATATGAATGCACAATTGCGTATTTTTTTCAACGGCAGTTTAGACCACGAGTTGTCACTGATGAGAACCGTATTCGTGCCGTACTAAATAGGCTGTTCCCGACCAAAGATCAGATGATTAACTGGCATAAAATTGCTATTGCTGTAGCGCTAATCGACCAAGTAGTGCTGATATCAGGGGGTCCTGGTACCGGTAAAACTACAATTGTGGCTAAATTACTAGCAGCAATATTGCTTCTAAGTGATAACGCGCGTTTGCGCATAATGATAGCTGCCCCAACTGGTAAAGCCGCTGCCCGCTTGAGCGAGTCCCTTGCTCAAGCAATACAAAAGATGCAATTAGATAACAGTTTGCGACAACAGATAGCTTGTCAGGCTATTACTCTACATCGATTGTTAGGTGCGCAACCTAATAGTCAGCGCATGCGCTACCATAATGATAATCAGTTGCATATAGATGTTCTTATTATTGATGAAGCATCAATGGTTGATTTTAGGATGATGGCTAATATTATCGATGCTCTGCCGGCGCACACTAGGGTCATTTTTCTTGGCGATCGCTATCAGTTAGCATCGGTCGAAACCGGAGCAGTATTTAGAGATTTATGTCAATTTGCGAATACTGGTTACAGCGTTCAGCGCTGTCAAGAACTATCCAGGTTGACTGGTTATAGACTCTCTACTAAAAAAAATCACGAGGGTAGGTATGATAGTAGGTATAAAATAGCCGATAGTCTATGTTTATTACGTAAAAGCTACCGTTTTAACTACCATTCTGGTATTAGCCGTTTAGCTCACGCTATTAATGTTGGTGATATACAAAATACTCTAGCGTTACTAAATTCGAAACAATATGCGGACATTCACTATATACCTAGACGAGAGGAACAGGATTACCAAAAGATGATAAATGACTCTATTACTAGCTACTACTACTATTTGAAACTGGTATATGCAGGTGAATCACCACACGCTATCATAGCAAAGTTTAACAATTACCGGTTACTAACCACACTACGTGAAGGTCAATTTGGTGTCTCTGGCTTAAATAGTAGTATTGAGCAAATGTTGATGAACTACGGTCTGATTAAGAAAATAGGCTGCAGTTATGCTGGCCGGCCGATTATAATTCTACATAACGCGCCGTCACTCGGTTTATATAACGGAGATATTGGAATGGTGCTTTCGTCCGGGCAGCATATACTATGTGCGTATTTTATATTGCCTGATAGCAGCATTAAAGCTGTGCCAATAAGCTGTCTCCCGAAACACGAAACTGCTTTTGCCATGACAGTACATAAATCGCAGGGATCAGAGTTTACGCATACAGCGCTGGTACTACCAGACAATATATGCCCAGTATTAACACGTGAGCTTCTATATACTGGAGTGACTAGAGCACGCCAACTCCTTTATATTTATGCTCCTGATAATGGTATCCTAGCTCAGACTATTGCTACTACTATTCAGCGTCGTAGCGGACTAAAAGAACGGTTCTTATCAGAACCTAACAGCTACACACTCTAG
- the crp gene encoding cAMP-activated global transcriptional regulator CRP — MVLGKPQTDPTLEWFLSHCHIHTYPSKSTLIYQGEKADTLYYLVKGSVAVLIKDEEGKEMILSYLNKDNFIGELGLFEESQERSAWVRAKTACEIAEISYKKFRQLIQVNPDIIMRLASQIASRLQVTSEKVGNLAFLDVTERIAHTLLNLTKQPDAMTHPDGMQIKITRQEIGQIVGCSRETVGRILKMLADKNLLYAHGKTIVVYGTR; from the coding sequence ATGGTTCTTGGTAAACCACAAACTGACCCTACACTAGAATGGTTCTTGTCTCATTGCCATATTCATACGTATCCATCGAAGAGTACGTTGATTTACCAGGGTGAAAAAGCAGATACTCTCTACTACCTTGTGAAGGGTTCAGTGGCGGTGCTGATAAAGGATGAAGAAGGCAAAGAAATGATTCTCTCTTATCTTAATAAAGATAATTTTATTGGTGAGTTAGGATTATTTGAAGAAAGTCAGGAACGTAGCGCTTGGGTGCGAGCAAAAACTGCTTGCGAAATAGCTGAAATATCTTATAAAAAATTCCGACAGCTTATTCAAGTCAATCCGGATATTATTATGCGCCTAGCATCACAGATTGCTAGTCGCCTGCAGGTGACTTCAGAGAAAGTAGGTAATTTAGCTTTCCTTGATGTTACCGAACGCATTGCACATACCTTACTCAATCTTACTAAACAACCAGATGCTATGACTCATCCAGATGGCATGCAAATAAAAATTACCCGCCAGGAGATCGGGCAGATTGTTGGATGTTCGCGGGAGACTGTTGGGCGAATTTTAAAAATGCTTGCAGATAAGAATCTTCTCTATGCTCATGGTAAGACGATTGTCGTCTATGGTACTCGTTAA